One genomic segment of Streptomyces niveus includes these proteins:
- a CDS encoding aspartate carbamoyltransferase catalytic subunit produces MLRLPGASPRTPGHLISAADLTRDDAVLILDTAEEMARVADRPIKKLPTLRGRTVVNLFFEDSTRTRISFEAAAKRLSADVINFSAKGSSVSKGESLKDTALTLEAMGADAVVIRHGSSGAPYRLANSGWIDGAVINAGDGTHEHPTQALLDAFTMRRRLVGADEGIGRDLEGRRITIVGDILHSRVARSNVLLLHTLGAEVTLVAPPTLLPIGVEKWPCEVSYDLDRVLPKSDAVMMLRVQRERMNAAFFPTEREYSRRYGLDGERMARMPDNSIVMHPGPMNRGMEITAEVADSDRCTAVEQVANGVSTRMAVLYLLLGGAVFNTTTVPAVTHSRPASATEENE; encoded by the coding sequence ATGCTGCGCCTCCCAGGGGCAAGCCCCCGAACCCCCGGCCATCTCATCTCCGCCGCCGATCTCACCCGCGACGACGCCGTACTGATCCTCGACACCGCCGAGGAGATGGCCAGGGTCGCCGACCGGCCCATCAAGAAACTGCCGACGCTGCGCGGCCGTACCGTCGTCAACCTCTTCTTCGAGGACTCGACCCGCACCCGGATCTCGTTCGAGGCCGCAGCCAAGCGACTGTCCGCCGATGTCATCAACTTCTCGGCCAAGGGCTCCTCGGTCTCCAAAGGAGAGTCGCTCAAGGACACCGCGCTGACGCTGGAGGCGATGGGCGCCGACGCCGTCGTCATCCGGCACGGCTCGTCCGGCGCCCCGTACCGGCTCGCCAACTCCGGCTGGATCGACGGCGCCGTCATCAACGCGGGTGACGGCACGCACGAACATCCCACCCAGGCCCTGCTCGACGCCTTCACGATGCGCCGCAGGCTGGTCGGCGCCGACGAGGGCATCGGCCGGGACCTCGAAGGCCGCCGCATCACGATCGTCGGCGACATCCTGCACAGCCGCGTGGCCCGCTCCAACGTCCTGCTGCTGCACACCCTCGGCGCCGAGGTCACGCTCGTCGCCCCGCCGACCCTGCTTCCGATCGGCGTCGAGAAGTGGCCCTGCGAGGTGTCGTACGACCTGGACCGGGTGCTGCCCAAGTCCGACGCCGTGATGATGCTTCGGGTCCAGCGCGAGCGGATGAACGCCGCGTTCTTCCCGACCGAGCGCGAGTACTCACGGCGCTACGGGCTCGACGGCGAGCGGATGGCCCGGATGCCCGACAACTCGATCGTCATGCACCCCGGCCCGATGAACCGGGGCATGGAGATCACCGCCGAGGTCGCCGACTCCGACCGCTGCACGGCCGTCGAGCAGGTCGCCAACGGTGTCTCGACCCGGATGGCCGTCCTGTATCTGCTTCTGGGCGGCGCTGTGTTCAATACGACGACCGTGCCCGCCGTCACCCATTCCCGCCCGGCGTCCGCCACCGAGGAGAACGAGTAA
- a CDS encoding dihydroorotase encodes MSKILIRGARILGGEARDVLIDGTVVERVDIGIDADDATVVEAEGQILLPGLVDLHTHLREPGREDSETVLTGTRAAAVGGFTAVHAMANTFPVADTAGVVEQVWRLGRESGYCDVQPVGAVTVGLEGKQLAELGAMHDSAAGVRVFSDDGKCVDDAVIMRRALEYVKAFDGVVAQHAQEPRLTEGAQMNEGIVSSELGLGGWPAVAEESIIARDVLLAAHVGSRVHICHLSTAGSVEIVRWAKSKGWNVTAEVTPHHLLLTDELVRTYNPVYKVNPPLRTEADVLALREALADGTIDCVATDHAPHPHEDKDCEWAAAAMGMVGLETALSVVQQTMVDTGLIDWAGVADRMSVRPAQIGRLAGHGRPVSAGEPANLTLVDPAYRGVVDPAGFASRSRNTPYQGRELPGRVTHTFLRGRATVVDGNLA; translated from the coding sequence ATGAGCAAGATCCTTATCCGTGGCGCCAGGATCCTCGGCGGCGAGGCGCGCGACGTCCTCATCGACGGCACGGTCGTCGAACGCGTGGACATCGGCATCGACGCCGACGACGCCACCGTCGTGGAGGCCGAGGGCCAGATCCTGCTGCCCGGCCTGGTCGACCTGCACACCCATCTGCGCGAGCCCGGCCGAGAGGACTCCGAGACCGTCCTCACCGGCACCAGGGCGGCGGCGGTCGGCGGCTTCACCGCCGTGCACGCCATGGCCAACACCTTCCCCGTCGCCGACACCGCCGGCGTGGTCGAGCAGGTCTGGCGGCTCGGCCGGGAGTCCGGCTACTGCGACGTACAGCCCGTCGGCGCCGTCACCGTCGGCCTGGAGGGCAAGCAGCTCGCCGAACTCGGCGCCATGCACGATTCGGCCGCCGGTGTGCGGGTCTTCTCCGACGACGGCAAGTGCGTGGACGACGCGGTGATCATGCGCCGGGCCCTGGAGTACGTGAAGGCGTTCGACGGCGTCGTCGCCCAGCACGCCCAGGAGCCCCGGCTCACCGAGGGCGCCCAGATGAACGAGGGCATCGTCTCCTCCGAACTCGGACTCGGCGGCTGGCCCGCCGTCGCCGAGGAGTCGATCATCGCCCGCGACGTACTGCTGGCCGCCCACGTCGGCTCCCGCGTCCACATCTGCCATCTCTCCACGGCCGGTTCGGTCGAGATCGTCCGCTGGGCCAAGTCCAAGGGCTGGAACGTCACCGCCGAGGTCACGCCGCACCATCTGCTGCTGACGGACGAGCTCGTACGGACCTACAACCCCGTCTACAAGGTGAACCCGCCGCTGCGCACCGAGGCCGACGTCCTGGCGCTGCGCGAGGCCCTGGCGGACGGCACGATCGACTGCGTCGCCACCGACCACGCCCCGCACCCGCACGAGGACAAGGACTGCGAGTGGGCGGCGGCGGCCATGGGCATGGTCGGCCTGGAGACCGCGCTCTCCGTCGTCCAGCAGACGATGGTCGACACCGGTCTCATCGACTGGGCGGGCGTCGCCGACCGGATGTCGGTGCGGCCCGCGCAGATCGGCCGCCTCGCCGGTCACGGCCGTCCCGTCTCGGCAGGTGAGCCCGCCAACCTCACGCTCGTCGATCCCGCTTACCGTGGAGTGGTGGACCCCGCGGGCTTCGCCTCCCGCAGCCGTAACACCCCCTACCAGGGCCGTGAGCTGCCGGGACGCGTCACCCACACCTTCCTGCGGGGCCGTGCCACGGTCGTCGACGGGAATCTGGCGTGA
- the carA gene encoding glutamine-hydrolyzing carbamoyl-phosphate synthase small subunit produces MTLSTRGAGKAPAVLVLEDGRSFRGRAYGAVGETFGEAVFSTGMTGYQETLTDPSYHRQVVVMTAPHIGNTGINDEDDESGRIWVAGYVVRDPARIPSNWRSRRSLDEELLRQGVVGISGIDTRALTRHLRERGAMRVGIFSGDALAGGALDDDTALTARVKEAPLMKGANLSAEVATTETYVVPAVGTKRFTVAALDLGIKGMTPQRMAERGIEVHVLPATATVEDVYAVGPDGVFLSNGPGDPATADLTVVKGVLERGTPLFGICFGNQLLGRALGFGTYKLKYGHRGINQPVQDRSTGKVEVTAHNHGFAVDAPLDRISDTPYGRAEVSHVCLNDNVVEGLRLLDRPVFSVQYHPEAAAGPHDAAYLFDRFTSLMEGQRA; encoded by the coding sequence ATGACCCTCTCCACCCGGGGAGCCGGCAAAGCTCCCGCCGTACTCGTCCTGGAGGACGGCCGGAGCTTCCGCGGCCGTGCCTACGGGGCCGTGGGGGAGACCTTCGGCGAGGCGGTGTTCTCCACCGGCATGACCGGCTACCAGGAAACCCTCACCGACCCCTCGTACCACCGCCAGGTCGTCGTCATGACCGCCCCGCACATCGGCAACACCGGCATCAACGACGAGGACGACGAGTCCGGCCGCATCTGGGTCGCCGGCTATGTCGTACGCGACCCCGCCCGCATCCCCTCCAACTGGCGCTCCCGGCGCTCCCTGGACGAGGAACTGCTGCGGCAGGGCGTCGTCGGCATCAGCGGCATCGACACCCGCGCCCTCACCCGCCATCTGCGCGAGCGCGGCGCGATGCGCGTCGGCATCTTCTCCGGCGACGCCCTCGCCGGAGGGGCCCTCGACGACGACACGGCGCTCACCGCACGCGTGAAGGAGGCGCCCCTGATGAAGGGCGCGAACCTCTCCGCGGAGGTCGCCACCACCGAGACGTACGTCGTCCCGGCCGTCGGCACCAAGCGGTTCACCGTCGCCGCACTCGACCTCGGCATCAAGGGCATGACCCCGCAGCGGATGGCCGAACGCGGCATCGAGGTGCACGTCCTGCCCGCCACCGCCACCGTCGAGGACGTGTACGCGGTCGGGCCCGACGGCGTGTTCCTCTCCAACGGGCCCGGCGACCCCGCCACCGCCGACCTCACCGTCGTCAAGGGAGTGCTGGAGCGCGGCACGCCGCTCTTCGGCATCTGCTTCGGCAACCAACTCCTCGGCCGCGCACTGGGCTTCGGCACGTACAAGCTCAAGTACGGCCACCGCGGCATCAACCAGCCGGTGCAGGATCGTTCCACCGGCAAGGTCGAAGTCACCGCGCACAACCACGGGTTCGCCGTCGACGCCCCGCTCGACCGGATCTCCGACACCCCCTACGGCCGCGCCGAGGTCTCCCACGTCTGTCTCAACGACAACGTGGTCGAGGGGCTCCGGCTGCTCGACCGGCCGGTCTTCAGCGTCCAGTACCACCCCGAGGCGGCCGCCGGCCCGCATGACGCCGCGTACCTCTTCGACCGCTTCACATCCCTGATGGAGGGCCAGCGTGCCTAA
- the carB gene encoding carbamoyl-phosphate synthase large subunit produces the protein MPKRSDIRSVLVIGSGPIVIGQAAEFDYSGTQACRVLKAEGLRVILVNSNPATIMTDPEIADATYVEPITPEFVEKIIAKERPDALLPTLGGQTALNTAISMHDNGVLERYGVELIGANVEAINKGEDRDLFKGVVEAVHAKIGHGESARSVICHSMDDILAGVEELGGYPVVVRPSFTMGGAGSGFAHDEDELRRIAGQGLMLSPTTEVLLEESILGWKEYELELMRDRNDNVVVVCSIENFDPMGVHTGDSITVAPAMTLTDREYQRLRDIGIAIIREVGVDTGGCNIQFAVDPVDGRIIVIEMNPRVSRSSALASKATGFPIAKIAARLAVGYTLDEIPNDITEKTPASFEPTLDYVVVKVPRFAFEKFPAADATLTTTMKSVGEAMAIGRNFTESLQKALRSLEKKGSQFSFTGETGDLGTKAELLELAKVPTDGRINTVMQAIRAGATQEEIFDSTKIDPWFVDQLFLIKEHADELAAADRLDPELLAEAKRHGFSDAQIAEIRGLREDVVREVRHALGVRPVYKTVDTCAAEFAARTPYFYSSYDEESEVAPREKPAVIILGSGPNRIGQGIEFDYSCVHASFALSEAGYETVMVNCNPETVSTDYDTSDRLYFEPLTLEDVLEIVHAETLAGPVAGVVVQLGGQTPLGLAQALKDNGVPVVGTPPEAIHAAEDRGAFGRVLAEAGLPAPKHGTATTFEEAKAIADEIGYPVLVRPSYVLGGRGMEIVYDETRLSSYIAESTEISPTRPVLVDRFLDDAIEIDVDALYDGTELYLGGVMEHIEEAGIHSGDSACALPPITLGGFDIKRLRASTEAIARGVGVRGLINIQFALAGDILYVLEANPRASRTVPFTSKATAVPLAKAAARISLGATIAGLRTEGLLPASGDGGTLPMDAPISVKEAVMPWSRFRDIHGRGVDTVLGPEMRSTGEVMGIDSVFGTAYAKSQAGAYGPLPTKGRAFISVANRDKRSMIFPARELVAHGFELLATSGTAEVLRRNGINATIVRKQFEGTGPNGERTIVQLIHDGEVDLIVNTPYGTGGRLDGYEIRTAAVARGVPCLTTVQALAAAVQGIDALNHGGVGVRSLQEHAEHLIASRGE, from the coding sequence GTGCCTAAGCGCTCCGATATCCGGTCCGTCCTGGTCATCGGCTCGGGCCCGATCGTCATCGGCCAGGCCGCCGAGTTCGACTACTCGGGAACCCAGGCCTGCCGCGTACTGAAGGCCGAGGGCCTGCGCGTCATCCTCGTCAACTCCAACCCCGCGACGATCATGACCGACCCGGAGATCGCCGACGCCACCTACGTCGAACCGATCACCCCCGAGTTCGTCGAGAAGATCATCGCCAAGGAGCGCCCCGACGCGCTGCTGCCCACCCTCGGCGGCCAGACCGCGCTCAACACGGCGATCTCCATGCACGACAACGGCGTCCTGGAGAGGTACGGCGTCGAGCTCATCGGCGCCAACGTCGAGGCCATCAACAAGGGCGAGGACCGCGACCTCTTCAAGGGTGTCGTCGAAGCCGTCCACGCCAAGATCGGCCACGGCGAGTCCGCCCGCTCCGTCATCTGCCACTCGATGGACGACATCCTGGCCGGTGTCGAGGAGCTGGGCGGCTACCCCGTCGTCGTACGCCCCTCCTTCACCATGGGCGGCGCCGGCTCCGGCTTCGCCCACGACGAGGACGAGCTGCGCCGGATCGCCGGACAGGGCCTGATGCTCTCGCCGACCACCGAGGTGCTCCTGGAGGAGTCCATCCTCGGCTGGAAGGAGTACGAACTTGAGCTGATGCGCGACAGGAACGACAACGTCGTGGTCGTCTGCTCCATCGAGAACTTCGACCCGATGGGCGTCCACACCGGCGACTCCATCACCGTCGCGCCCGCGATGACCCTCACCGACCGCGAGTACCAGCGTCTGCGCGACATCGGCATCGCGATCATCCGCGAGGTCGGCGTCGACACCGGCGGCTGCAACATCCAGTTCGCCGTCGACCCGGTCGACGGCCGGATCATCGTCATCGAGATGAACCCCCGGGTCTCGCGCTCCTCCGCGCTCGCCTCCAAGGCCACCGGCTTCCCGATCGCCAAGATCGCCGCGCGCCTCGCCGTCGGCTACACGCTGGACGAGATCCCCAACGACATCACCGAGAAGACCCCGGCGTCGTTCGAGCCGACCCTCGACTACGTCGTGGTGAAGGTTCCGCGCTTCGCCTTCGAGAAGTTCCCCGCCGCCGACGCCACCCTCACCACCACCATGAAGTCGGTGGGCGAGGCCATGGCCATCGGCCGTAACTTCACCGAGTCTCTCCAGAAGGCGCTGCGCTCGCTGGAGAAGAAGGGCAGTCAGTTCTCCTTCACCGGCGAGACCGGCGACCTCGGTACCAAGGCCGAGCTGCTGGAGCTGGCGAAGGTCCCCACCGACGGCCGGATCAACACCGTCATGCAGGCGATCCGCGCCGGAGCCACCCAGGAGGAGATCTTCGACTCGACGAAGATCGACCCGTGGTTCGTCGACCAGCTCTTCCTCATCAAGGAGCACGCGGACGAGCTGGCCGCCGCCGACCGCCTCGACCCCGAACTCCTCGCCGAAGCCAAGCGGCACGGCTTCTCCGACGCCCAGATCGCCGAGATCCGCGGGCTGCGCGAGGACGTCGTACGTGAGGTGAGGCACGCGCTCGGCGTCCGTCCCGTGTACAAGACGGTCGACACCTGCGCCGCCGAATTCGCCGCCAGGACCCCGTACTTCTACTCCTCCTACGACGAGGAGAGCGAGGTCGCGCCGCGCGAGAAGCCCGCCGTGATCATCCTCGGCTCCGGCCCCAACCGCATCGGCCAGGGCATCGAGTTCGACTACTCCTGTGTGCACGCCTCCTTCGCACTGAGCGAGGCCGGCTACGAGACCGTGATGGTCAACTGCAACCCGGAGACCGTCTCCACCGACTACGACACCTCCGACCGGCTCTACTTCGAGCCGCTCACCCTGGAGGACGTCCTGGAGATCGTCCACGCGGAGACCCTGGCCGGTCCTGTCGCCGGCGTCGTCGTCCAGCTCGGCGGCCAGACACCCCTCGGCCTCGCGCAGGCGCTCAAGGACAACGGCGTGCCCGTCGTCGGCACACCCCCGGAGGCGATCCACGCCGCCGAGGACCGCGGCGCCTTCGGCCGCGTCCTCGCCGAGGCGGGCCTGCCCGCGCCCAAGCACGGCACGGCCACCACCTTCGAGGAGGCCAAGGCCATCGCCGACGAGATCGGCTACCCCGTGCTCGTCCGGCCCTCGTACGTCCTGGGCGGCCGCGGCATGGAGATCGTGTACGACGAGACCCGGCTCTCCTCGTACATCGCCGAGTCCACCGAGATCAGCCCCACCCGGCCCGTCCTGGTGGACCGCTTCCTCGACGACGCCATCGAGATCGACGTCGACGCGCTCTACGACGGCACGGAGCTCTACCTCGGCGGTGTCATGGAGCACATCGAGGAAGCCGGCATCCACTCCGGCGACTCGGCGTGCGCCCTGCCCCCGATCACCCTCGGCGGCTTCGACATCAAGCGGCTGCGCGCCTCCACCGAGGCCATCGCGCGCGGGGTCGGCGTCCGCGGTCTGATCAACATCCAGTTCGCGCTGGCCGGGGACATCCTCTACGTCCTGGAGGCCAACCCGCGCGCCTCGCGCACCGTGCCCTTCACCTCCAAGGCCACCGCCGTGCCACTGGCCAAGGCCGCCGCCCGTATCTCCCTGGGCGCGACGATCGCCGGCCTCCGTACCGAGGGCCTGCTGCCCGCGAGCGGCGACGGCGGCACCCTGCCCATGGACGCGCCGATCTCCGTGAAGGAGGCCGTCATGCCGTGGTCGCGCTTCCGCGACATCCACGGACGCGGCGTCGACACCGTCCTCGGCCCGGAGATGCGCTCCACCGGCGAGGTCATGGGCATCGACTCCGTCTTCGGCACGGCGTACGCCAAGTCGCAGGCGGGGGCGTACGGCCCGCTTCCCACCAAGGGCCGCGCCTTCATCTCCGTCGCCAACCGCGACAAGCGCTCGATGATCTTCCCGGCCCGTGAACTGGTCGCGCACGGCTTCGAACTGCTCGCCACCTCCGGCACCGCCGAGGTCCTGCGCCGCAACGGCATCAACGCCACGATCGTGCGCAAGCAGTTCGAGGGCACCGGCCCGAACGGCGAGCGGACCATCGTCCAGCTCATCCACGACGGCGAGGTCGACCTCATCGTCAACACCCCGTACGGCACCGGCGGCCGGCTCGACGGCTACGAGATCCGCACCGCCGCCGTGGCGCGCGGAGTCCCCTGCCTGACGACGGTCCAGGCCCTCGCGGCGGCCGTCCAGGGCATCGACGCCCTCAACCACGGCGGGGTCGGCGTGCGTTCGCTCCAGGAACACGCCGAGCACCTCATCGCCTCGCGCGGAGAGTAA
- a CDS encoding quinone-dependent dihydroorotate dehydrogenase, translating into MYPLLFRLLFRRMDPEQAHHLAFRWIRLVVRVPVLRTFVAAALAPRYEALRTEAFGLRMHGPFGLAAGFDKNAVAVDGMSMLGFDHVEIGTVTGQPQPGNAPQRLFRLPADRALINRMGFNNDGSATVALRLATRREIFRTTVGVNIGKTKAVPDDAAIGDYVTSTERLAAHADYLVVNVSSPNTPGLRNLQAVDQLRPLLTAVREAADRVVPERRVPLLVKIAPDLADDDIDAVADLAVELRLDGIIATNTTVARHGLGLRTAPSLLAETGGLSGAPLKARSLEVLRRLYARVGDRITLVGVGGVENAEDAWQRILAGATLVQGYSAFIYQGPFWSRGIHKGLAARLANSQYATLAEAVGADTRKVHA; encoded by the coding sequence ATGTACCCACTCCTCTTCCGGCTCCTCTTCCGACGCATGGACCCCGAGCAGGCCCACCACCTGGCCTTCCGCTGGATCCGGCTCGTCGTCCGCGTCCCGGTGCTGCGCACCTTCGTCGCCGCGGCGCTCGCCCCTCGTTACGAGGCGCTGCGCACCGAGGCCTTCGGGCTGCGGATGCACGGCCCCTTCGGCCTCGCCGCCGGCTTCGACAAGAACGCCGTCGCCGTCGACGGCATGTCGATGCTCGGCTTCGACCACGTCGAGATCGGCACCGTCACCGGGCAGCCGCAGCCGGGCAACGCCCCGCAGCGGCTGTTCCGGCTGCCCGCCGACCGGGCGCTGATCAACCGCATGGGCTTCAACAACGACGGATCGGCCACCGTCGCCCTGCGCCTGGCCACCCGCCGCGAGATCTTCCGTACGACGGTCGGCGTCAACATCGGCAAGACCAAGGCCGTACCGGACGACGCGGCGATCGGCGACTACGTGACGTCGACCGAGCGCCTGGCCGCCCACGCCGACTACCTCGTCGTCAACGTCTCCTCCCCGAACACCCCCGGTCTGCGGAACCTCCAGGCCGTCGACCAGCTGCGCCCGCTCCTGACGGCCGTACGCGAGGCAGCCGACCGCGTCGTACCGGAGCGGCGCGTCCCGCTCCTGGTCAAGATCGCCCCCGACCTCGCCGACGACGACATCGACGCCGTCGCCGACCTGGCCGTGGAGCTGCGCCTGGACGGCATCATCGCCACCAACACCACCGTCGCGCGGCACGGCCTCGGCCTGAGGACGGCGCCGTCCCTGCTCGCCGAGACCGGCGGGCTGTCCGGGGCGCCCCTGAAGGCGCGCTCCCTGGAGGTCCTGAGGCGGCTGTACGCCCGCGTGGGCGACCGGATCACCCTGGTCGGCGTGGGCGGCGTCGAGAACGCCGAGGACGCCTGGCAGCGGATCCTGGCGGGCGCGACGCTCGTCCAGGGCTACAGCGCCTTCATCTACCAGGGCCCGTTCTGGAGCCGGGGCATCCACAAGGGGCTCGCCGCCCGGCTCGCCAACAGCCAGTACGCCACCCTCGCCGAGGCCGTCGGCGCCGACACCAGGAAGGTGCACGCGTGA
- the pyrF gene encoding orotidine-5'-phosphate decarboxylase, translating into MDADTGREPFGARLRRAMDTRGPLCVGIDPHASLLHDWGLSDDVAGLSAFTRTVVEALADRVAVLKPQSAFFERFGSRGVAVLEEAVAEARAAGALVLMDAKRGDIGSTMAAYAATYLDKDSPLFSDALTVSPYLGFGSLRPALDAARVSGSGLFVLALTSNPEGAEVQRATTERGPSVAQTVLDHAAEENAGVTPLGSVGAVVGATLGEAGVNLAINGPLLAPGIGAQGATPADLPGVFGAAVGHVVPSVSRGVLRHGPDVYALRAAAERFNDDVRTAVEGARRAR; encoded by the coding sequence ATGGACGCGGACACCGGGCGGGAACCCTTCGGGGCACGCCTGCGCCGCGCCATGGACACCCGGGGCCCGCTCTGCGTGGGCATCGACCCCCATGCCTCGCTCCTGCACGACTGGGGCCTGAGCGACGACGTCGCGGGCCTGTCGGCCTTCACCCGTACCGTCGTCGAGGCGCTGGCCGACCGCGTCGCCGTACTGAAGCCGCAGTCGGCGTTCTTCGAGCGGTTCGGCTCGCGCGGTGTCGCCGTCCTCGAGGAGGCGGTCGCCGAGGCGCGGGCCGCCGGCGCGCTCGTGCTGATGGACGCCAAGCGTGGCGACATCGGCTCGACCATGGCCGCGTACGCCGCCACGTACCTCGACAAGGACAGCCCGCTCTTCTCCGACGCCCTCACGGTGTCGCCGTACCTCGGCTTCGGTTCGCTGCGCCCCGCGCTGGACGCCGCCCGCGTCAGCGGCTCCGGTCTCTTCGTGCTGGCGCTCACCTCCAACCCGGAGGGCGCCGAGGTCCAGCGGGCCACCACCGAACGTGGTCCCTCGGTCGCGCAGACGGTGCTCGACCACGCCGCCGAGGAGAACGCCGGGGTGACGCCGCTCGGTTCGGTCGGCGCCGTCGTCGGGGCGACCCTCGGTGAGGCCGGGGTGAATCTCGCGATCAACGGGCCGCTCCTCGCCCCCGGCATCGGGGCGCAGGGCGCGACCCCCGCTGACCTTCCGGGTGTGTTCGGCGCGGCCGTCGGCCACGTGGTGCCGAGTGTGAGCCGGGGAGTGCTCCGTCACGGTCCGGATGTTTACGCCCTGCGTGCGGCGGCGGAGCGGTTCAACGACGACGTACGGACGGCGGTCGAGGGCGCTCGGCGAGCGCGCTGA
- a CDS encoding integration host factor: MALPPLTPEQRAAALEKAAAARRERAEVKNRLKHSGASLHEVIKQGQENDVIGKMKVSALLESLPGVGKVRAKQIMERLGISESRRVRGLGSNQIASLEREFGGSPA; the protein is encoded by the coding sequence GTGGCTCTTCCGCCCCTTACCCCTGAACAGCGCGCAGCCGCGCTCGAAAAGGCCGCCGCGGCTCGCCGGGAGCGGGCCGAGGTCAAGAATCGACTCAAGCACTCCGGCGCCTCCCTCCACGAGGTCATCAAGCAGGGTCAGGAGAACGACGTCATCGGAAAGATGAAGGTCTCCGCCCTCCTCGAATCTCTGCCCGGCGTGGGCAAGGTGCGCGCCAAGCAGATCATGGAGCGACTCGGCATCTCCGAAAGCCGCCGTGTCCGGGGCCTCGGCTCCAACCAGATCGCGTCGCTTGAACGCGAGTTCGGCGGCAGTCCCGCCTGA
- the gmk gene encoding guanylate kinase, with translation MAPEVHPRLTVLSGPSGVGKSTVVAHMRKVHPEVWLSVSATTRKPRPGERHGVQYFFVTDEEFDKLVANGELLEWAEFAGNRYGTPRRAVQTRLEAGEPVLLEIDLQGARQVKDSMPDSQLVFLAPPSWDELVRRLTGRGTESPEVIERRLVAAKVELAAESEFDISLVNTSVEDVARELLALMAVV, from the coding sequence ATGGCACCAGAGGTACATCCGCGGCTGACCGTGCTCTCCGGCCCTTCGGGCGTCGGCAAGAGCACGGTCGTCGCGCATATGCGCAAGGTTCACCCCGAGGTCTGGCTCTCGGTGTCGGCCACCACCAGAAAACCGCGTCCCGGCGAACGCCACGGCGTCCAGTACTTCTTCGTCACCGACGAGGAGTTCGACAAGCTGGTCGCCAACGGCGAGCTGCTGGAGTGGGCCGAGTTCGCGGGCAACCGCTACGGCACACCGCGTCGCGCGGTGCAGACACGCCTGGAGGCCGGCGAGCCCGTGCTCCTGGAGATCGATCTCCAGGGCGCGCGGCAGGTCAAGGACTCGATGCCGGACTCACAACTGGTCTTCCTGGCGCCGCCGAGCTGGGACGAACTGGTCCGCCGGCTGACCGGCCGGGGCACCGAGTCGCCCGAGGTGATCGAGCGCCGGCTGGTGGCCGCGAAGGTGGAGCTGGCCGCCGAGTCGGAGTTCGACATCAGCCTGGTGAACACCTCCGTCGAGGACGTGGCGCGCGAGCTGCTAGCCTTGATGGCAGTTGTCTGA
- the rpoZ gene encoding DNA-directed RNA polymerase subunit omega, with the protein MSSSISTPEGIINPPIDELLEATDSKYSLVIYAAKRARQINAYYSQLGEGLLEYVGPLVDTHVHEKPLSIALREINAGLLTSEAIDGPAQ; encoded by the coding sequence GTGTCCTCTTCCATTTCCACGCCCGAGGGCATCATCAACCCGCCGATCGACGAGCTGCTCGAGGCCACGGACTCGAAGTACAGCCTCGTGATCTACGCGGCCAAGCGGGCGCGTCAGATCAACGCGTACTACTCGCAGCTCGGCGAGGGCCTGCTCGAGTACGTCGGTCCGCTGGTGGACACGCACGTCCACGAGAAGCCGCTCTCGATCGCCCTGCGTGAGATCAACGCGGGTCTGCTGACGTCCGAGGCCATCGACGGCCCGGCGCAGTAA